GTGTGGGTGGGATTCCTCGCGCTCTTCGGTATCGCCACGGATAACGGCGTCATTGTCTGCACCTACCTTCAGCAAATTTTCCGGGAAAAGAACCCGAAAACACTGGAGGAAATTCGTGCTGCTACCGTCGAGGCAGGTGACCGCCGCGTGCGACCGGCCATGATGACCAGCGCCACCACTATTCTCGCGCTCCTACCGGTGCTCACCTCTGTCGGACGCGGTTCAGACATTATGGTGCCGATGGCGATCCCCTCCTTCGGCGGTATGCTGCTGGCGATCCTTACCATCTTCGTTGTGCCCGTCCTTTACTGCGGACTGGCCGAGATTTCCCACACCTTAAAACGCAAATCAAAACAATCATGAAAATCAGAAATATCCTGGCCCTCGGGCTTTCCCTCCTGTTAACGAATCTGCTCCACGCGCACGATGAAGCCTTCAAGCCGGACTTTGTCAGTGGACTTGTCCCCGGCTACCTGAGCATCGAAAAAGGCCTCGTGGCGGACGACCTCCCGGCGGCCCAAAAAGGAGCCCAGAGCTTTCTCGTCGCCATGGGTCAAGCTCCCGAAGGAAGCAAACGTATTGAACGGACCAATGAGAACCTCAGCACGCCTGCTAAAGCTATTGCCGAGGCGAAGGATCTCGCCGCCGCCCGCGAAGCGTTCCAGAGCCTTTCGGACAAGATGGAAGGCCTGATCATGCACGTCGGTGTGACCGGTGATACCCGCCTCTACCTGCTTCACTGCCCGATGGCTCTCGGCGGCAAGGGCGCCAACTGGATCCAGGCCGACAAGAGCGTGGCCAACCCTTATTTCGGCATGAAGATGCTGCGTTGCGGCAGCGTCCAGAAACAACTCGCCGGTGAAACCTCTGATATGCACGGCCATTCCGAGCATAATCATTAGAAAAGCATAGTAGCATAATTATAAAAGCCGTCCGAGCCTACCAGACCGGGCGGCTTTTTTTTTATCTGCTATGGATGCAAAAATATAGCTCCATCATCACGATATAACCCACCAAATCATCGATTGACTGGGTGTAAAAACAATAATCACCGATTCAATTGTGCCCTCTTTAATCACGGGTAGTCGCGTTTGCTCTTGGCGGTCTTCAGACCGATGCTCTGATCACAACGCAAACCGGTCGTTTTGTCGATGGGTCGCGACTGGCTGACATAGAAAGCCAGGTTACTTTTGGCCCGAGTGACGAAGTAGGCACCGGCCTGATGCATGCGGTGCAGCCGTGCGAAATCGACGTAGCCACGGTCCATGACGTAGATGCTTCCGGGTTCGAAAGCGATGTCGTCGAGGATGTTCACGTCGTGGACGCTTCCGTCTGTAATGCTTATGAATACAGGGATGGAGCCCTTCAAGTCCATCAGCGTGTGCAGCTTGATAGCCGCCTTGGTCTGGCGGAAATGAGCCCACGGAAACAGGGTCAGACACAGATCGATGGTCGAGGCGTCCAACGCGTAAACCATCTCGTCGATGTCCAAGCCGTGGCTGTCGCCAGAGTAAAGCCGTCGCGCTCGTCGAATCAAAACTTGAGCAAGTTCGGCATACACGCGCCAGTCCCGATGCTCGTTGGCGTAAGCCAGATTGGTGCGCGTAATGTTGCCTCGGAACCCCATCGCGTAAAGATGCCGACACCCGCTCAGGCACGCTTCGATATCCCGCAAACTCTCGCGAAAAGTCATCTGTGCAAACGCCATCGAAAGAAACTGATCCCGCGCCGAAAAGCCCCGACTCTCTCGCGGCATCGAGTACCGAGCAACACAACGCGTCAGCTCGGTCGGATCCAGAACATCCATCACTTGGGAAAAAATCGTACGGCCTTCGTTCATCCCTTATTGAGAATGAACCCACCCAAACACCGCCAGTCGTTTCAAATGCAGGACACCCTGCATTTTGCATAACCAACAGAACAACTAGAACTTATGAATCCTCAAGCCGCTCTTAACTGGACACCAGTGCGTTTTTATAAAAAATTTGAGGGTTATGCTTACGTAATGCGTTTAATTATATGAATGCGAAATACCGCTTTCAAAACTATAAATAATAGAACAAACATGAAAAAGATTGCATCAACCCTCATCGTATTCATCACACTCACAAGTGTTTCCCTGCTCGCCGGCCCGACTCCCGGAGGATGGTATAAACAGAAGACGTTATCAACCACTGAGGATTTCGCGGCCCTTGAGCCCGGCGATCAGGTCGCTCAGGTATGCAAAAAGTGCGATACGGTTTCCATGATCGAAATCGAATCCAAGAGTCAGGCGATGGCACTGTGCAAAGAAGGAAACACCATTGATTGCCCGTCATGCGACAACGTGGCGAAAGTCGTTCGCACAGGCCCTCCGTCTAAATCACGGCAGAAAATCCAGTTCGTCGATGACCACGGGGATGCATGCATGTTTATGGCGAAAATGGAACCCAAAATGCCGATGGGCTCTTCGCATAGCCATAAATAATCGAACAATCAGATTGTTGCCCGCAAAGCGATGGTTCAAAAGGCCATCGCTTTTTTGCTATAGATATTCAATGTACAATTATAGGCTTTGGGCAAATTCCTGTACTCAAAAAAAATGTCTACCGTGAGCGGCTTGGCATGACCACGGCAAAGTCTTCGTCAATCTGGTAGGGAATCACGCTATTTAATACGTGTGCTTTCGCTGTCAGTAACCGTTCTTGGGGAGGTCGATGCCCCGAGTGAGGCAGTGCTTGCGGACTGCGTTGTCGCTGACGCCGAGGTCGTTTGTAATGTGCAGATATTTATGACTCAGGCGGTGGCTGGCCGTGTTTGCAGGAGCTTTGCTTTGGCTACGACAGCAGGGGTCATGCTGGGGATGTGCGCAATGATGGATATCGGGAGATTTTTGAGTAGGGAGAGAATGTAGTCGTAGGGCTTGAGACGGTATCATTTGGAGGACTGGGGGAGGGCAAA
This genomic interval from Ruficoccus sp. ZRK36 contains the following:
- a CDS encoding DUF3347 domain-containing protein yields the protein MKIRNILALGLSLLLTNLLHAHDEAFKPDFVSGLVPGYLSIEKGLVADDLPAAQKGAQSFLVAMGQAPEGSKRIERTNENLSTPAKAIAEAKDLAAAREAFQSLSDKMEGLIMHVGVTGDTRLYLLHCPMALGGKGANWIQADKSVANPYFGMKMLRCGSVQKQLAGETSDMHGHSEHNH
- a CDS encoding IS4 family transposase, with amino-acid sequence MNEGRTIFSQVMDVLDPTELTRCVARYSMPRESRGFSARDQFLSMAFAQMTFRESLRDIEACLSGCRHLYAMGFRGNITRTNLAYANEHRDWRVYAELAQVLIRRARRLYSGDSHGLDIDEMVYALDASTIDLCLTLFPWAHFRQTKAAIKLHTLMDLKGSIPVFISITDGSVHDVNILDDIAFEPGSIYVMDRGYVDFARLHRMHQAGAYFVTRAKSNLAFYVSQSRPIDKTTGLRCDQSIGLKTAKSKRDYP